One genomic window of Candidatus Kuenenia stuttgartiensis includes the following:
- the wrbA gene encoding NAD(P)H:quinone oxidoreductase encodes MTRILVLYYSMYGHVETMAKAVAEGVRSVEDTEVIIKRVPDLVPEDVARKAGAKLDQAAPIAEVEELPNYDAIIFGTPTRFGNMCAQMRNFLDRTGQLWLSGSLIGKVGSVFISTATQHGGQETTITSFHTTLLHHGMIIVGVPYSCQEIMNMSEITGGSPYGASTLADIDGSRQPSENEKKIARFQGAHVAEITRKQTA; translated from the coding sequence ATGACAAGAATTTTAGTTCTTTATTATAGCATGTATGGCCATGTCGAAACTATGGCGAAAGCGGTGGCTGAAGGCGTGCGCTCCGTCGAAGACACAGAGGTAATCATAAAACGCGTGCCCGATCTTGTGCCGGAAGATGTGGCACGAAAGGCTGGCGCCAAGCTCGATCAGGCGGCGCCGATTGCGGAAGTGGAAGAGTTGCCGAACTACGATGCAATCATATTCGGCACGCCGACACGCTTCGGCAATATGTGCGCACAGATGCGCAATTTCCTGGATCGGACCGGTCAGTTGTGGCTAAGCGGCAGTTTGATTGGTAAGGTGGGCAGCGTGTTCATATCCACTGCCACACAACACGGCGGACAGGAGACCACAATTACCTCATTCCACACCACATTGTTACACCACGGTATGATCATCGTGGGAGTGCCCTATTCATGTCAGGAAATAATGAACATGAGCGAAATCACCGGCGGGTCACCCTATGGAGCGAGTACTCTTGCTGATATAGATGGTAGTCGTCAGCCGTCGGAGAATGAAAAAAAAATCGCCCGTTTCCAGGGAGCTCACGTGGCGGAAATTACCAGAAAGCAAACGGCCTGA
- a CDS encoding NADP-dependent oxidoreductase, whose amino-acid sequence MKAYVLNEAGAVENLVLREVEKPEIKADEVLVETKAISINPVDVKVRRMDETITTIMGTEDRPVILGWDIAGIVVAVGEEVSGFEVGDKVFGMVNFPGQGKAYAEYVASPAYHIAVMPEKVTFEEAAATTLAALTALQVLRPRVKKGDRILIHAGSGGVGHFAIQMAKGLDAYVIATSSARNRDFIMSLGADEHIDYREQKFEEVLSNIDFVLDGIGGEVLENSLKVVKGGGKIVSLPTHQFPEDIQLEADQRKIKLEFILVQSSGEDMNTLKAMLENDELKPHVSKIFPFENMADAHVQIESGRTLGKVIVKL is encoded by the coding sequence ATGAAAGCATATGTACTGAATGAAGCAGGGGCCGTTGAAAATCTGGTTCTGAGAGAAGTCGAGAAGCCTGAGATCAAGGCAGACGAAGTGTTGGTTGAAACGAAAGCAATCAGCATTAACCCGGTAGATGTAAAAGTGAGACGGATGGATGAAACCATAACTACGATTATGGGTACGGAAGATCGTCCGGTCATCCTTGGCTGGGATATTGCCGGAATCGTTGTTGCGGTCGGCGAAGAGGTCAGCGGATTTGAGGTTGGCGACAAGGTGTTCGGCATGGTTAATTTTCCAGGCCAGGGCAAAGCCTATGCCGAGTACGTTGCATCACCGGCCTACCACATCGCTGTTATGCCGGAAAAGGTAACATTCGAAGAAGCTGCGGCAACCACACTGGCCGCACTGACCGCACTGCAGGTGTTACGGCCTCGTGTCAAAAAGGGTGACCGCATTCTAATCCACGCCGGTTCTGGTGGTGTTGGACATTTCGCAATTCAGATGGCCAAGGGACTCGACGCATATGTGATTGCCACCTCCTCTGCCAGGAACCGCGATTTCATCATGTCACTCGGCGCAGATGAGCACATTGACTACCGTGAGCAGAAGTTCGAAGAGGTCCTGTCGAATATAGACTTCGTCCTTGACGGCATTGGTGGTGAGGTCCTTGAGAACTCTCTTAAAGTCGTCAAAGGCGGTGGCAAAATCGTCTCCTTGCCCACCCATCAATTCCCGGAAGATATTCAGTTAGAGGCGGACCAACGCAAGATCAAACTGGAGTTCATCCTTGTCCAGTCGAGCGGTGAAGACATGAATACCCTGAAAGCTATGCTCGAAAACGACGAACTGAAACCTCACGTTTCAAAAATCTTCCCGTTTGAGAATATGGCGGATGCCCATGTACAAATTGAATCCGGTCGAACTTTGGGCAAAGTGATTGTTAAGCTATAA
- a CDS encoding IS4-like element ISCku3 family transposase has product MMREDWDLLRTFFPNDWKSLAVDTNALKGLRKDKSEEKLLRTLLIHLGCGYSLRETVVLAKRANLADLSDVALLKRLKKSKEWLYKLCLSLFRERGLQINKRNNFHLRLFDATTVKEPGKTGSLWRIHYSIEVPSLSCDFFKLTGTEGEGTGESFRQFPMKKDDYIIADRGYCTGQGIHHATRKGAYLSVRVNSQSLRIFGEEKKPFPLLKEIQYLKRPLAIKSWNVFIPNVDNTEYVKGRLCIIRKTEEAIKIAHKKLKRHASKKGIELKPETLIYAKYVIVFTTFPENQFTAFDILEWYRVRWQIELVFKRFKQIAQFGHLPKYDDDSSKAWLYGKLFVALLTEKLIDFATSFSPWGYFIVKQED; this is encoded by the coding sequence ATGATGAGAGAAGATTGGGATCTTCTAAGAACTTTCTTCCCAAACGATTGGAAAAGTTTAGCCGTTGATACAAATGCTTTAAAAGGCTTGCGCAAGGATAAATCTGAAGAAAAGCTTCTTCGAACATTATTAATTCATTTAGGATGTGGCTATTCATTGCGTGAAACAGTAGTTCTAGCCAAGCGTGCTAACTTAGCAGATTTATCCGATGTTGCCTTATTAAAGCGATTAAAAAAGAGCAAAGAATGGCTATATAAATTATGTTTATCTTTATTCCGTGAGCGTGGCCTCCAAATTAATAAACGGAATAATTTTCATCTTCGCTTATTTGATGCAACAACAGTAAAGGAACCTGGGAAAACAGGAAGTCTTTGGCGCATTCATTATAGTATTGAGGTTCCTTCATTATCTTGCGATTTCTTTAAACTTACGGGAACTGAAGGAGAAGGCACAGGAGAATCTTTTCGGCAGTTTCCGATGAAAAAAGATGATTATATTATAGCTGACAGAGGTTACTGTACTGGCCAAGGAATTCATCATGCAACAAGGAAAGGCGCTTATCTTAGCGTTAGAGTTAATTCGCAATCTCTACGGATATTCGGCGAAGAAAAGAAACCCTTTCCTTTATTGAAAGAAATCCAATATTTAAAAAGACCCCTTGCTATAAAATCATGGAACGTTTTTATTCCAAACGTTGATAATACTGAATATGTCAAAGGTCGTCTTTGTATAATACGCAAAACAGAAGAAGCCATTAAAATAGCTCATAAAAAACTTAAAAGACATGCAAGCAAAAAGGGCATTGAACTAAAACCGGAGACCCTTATTTATGCCAAGTACGTAATAGTATTCACAACGTTTCCTGAAAATCAATTTACCGCTTTTGATATCTTAGAATGGTATCGAGTTCGATGGCAAATTGAACTGGTCTTTAAAAGATTTAAACAAATAGCACAATTTGGACACTTACCTAAATACGATGATGATAGCTCAAAAGCTTGGCTTTATGGCAAACTATTCGTTGCTCTTTTGACAGAAAAACTAATAGATTTTGCTACGTCTTTTTCCCCCTGGGGATACTTCATTGTCAAGCAAGAAGACTAA